From the Arcobacter arenosus genome, one window contains:
- a CDS encoding response regulator codes for MATSNQTNTNFSVEDSILKRSTLLYLEDDETIGQETFSIFEKVFGKVYFGKDGQEGIDLYNNHKNEIDIILTDINMPNMNGLEFMSEVRKLDFEIPVLIITAFNDVNILTRAIKLNVADYIVKPMQLNSTLKILNKILTNRHNQKLVLKQQNELQIYKEILDRENLVSETDLKGYITYANDIFCKVSGYTKEELIGANHNIVRHPDVSPKVYEQMWQTIQNGNIWKGKIKNKAKDGSAYYVKATVFPVLDEDGNIEKYMASRFVVTEDEEEKHKLKKFIMKQKSDQIKHEKQLKEEFDDAVHFAKMQKDEQVAKFIHELNEQIKSLRTKNADNKGRIISLENKLKEALDKNDDLQKGYQIRIEKLHKTSVLAVENYQKIKKRSDIISEKYEKAQEGIKTFQGYIDEYREKIKNLEDVIAAYEDKFGQLGRLK; via the coding sequence ATGGCTACATCGAATCAAACTAATACAAATTTCTCCGTTGAAGATTCTATACTTAAACGATCTACTCTCTTATACTTAGAAGATGATGAAACAATAGGCCAAGAAACTTTTTCTATTTTTGAAAAAGTGTTTGGTAAAGTTTATTTTGGAAAAGATGGACAAGAAGGAATTGATCTTTACAATAATCATAAAAATGAAATTGATATTATATTAACAGATATAAACATGCCAAATATGAATGGTTTGGAGTTTATGAGTGAAGTTAGAAAATTAGATTTTGAAATACCAGTTTTAATCATTACTGCTTTTAATGATGTAAATATTTTAACACGTGCAATAAAGTTAAATGTAGCTGATTATATTGTAAAACCAATGCAATTAAATTCAACATTAAAAATTCTAAATAAAATTTTAACTAATAGACATAATCAAAAACTTGTTTTAAAGCAACAAAATGAATTACAAATTTACAAAGAGATTTTAGATAGGGAGAATCTAGTTAGTGAAACAGATTTAAAAGGTTATATTACATATGCAAATGATATTTTTTGTAAGGTATCAGGTTATACTAAAGAAGAATTAATTGGTGCAAACCATAATATAGTAAGGCATCCTGATGTTTCACCAAAAGTATATGAACAAATGTGGCAAACAATACAAAATGGTAATATTTGGAAAGGTAAAATTAAAAATAAAGCAAAAGATGGTTCAGCTTATTATGTAAAAGCAACTGTATTTCCTGTTTTAGATGAAGATGGAAATATTGAAAAATATATGGCAAGTAGATTTGTTGTTACTGAAGATGAGGAAGAAAAACATAAACTTAAAAAGTTTATTATGAAACAAAAATCTGATCAAATAAAACATGAAAAGCAATTAAAAGAAGAGTTTGATGATGCAGTTCATTTTGCAAAAATGCAAAAAGATGAGCAAGTAGCTAAATTTATTCATGAATTAAATGAACAAATTAAAAGTCTAAGAACAAAAAATGCTGATAATAAAGGGAGAATTATCTCTTTAGAAAATAAATTAAAAGAGGCTTTAGATAAAAATGATGATTTACAAAAAGGATATCAAATAAGGATTGAAAAGCTTCACAAAACATCTGTACTAGCAGTTGAAAATTATCAAAAAATTAAAAAAAGAAGTGATATTATTAGTGAAAAATATGAAAAGGCTCAAGAGGGAATAAAAACATTCCAGGGCTATATTGATGAGTATAGAGAAAAAATAAAAAATTTAGAAGATGTTATAGCTGCCTATGAAGATAAATTTGGTCAACTTGGGCGACTTAAATAG
- the argF gene encoding ornithine carbamoyltransferase, translating into MRHFLTLRDYTKEEILEILELAAKIKRETKNKVFKDYMPRNTLGMIFEKSSTRTRVSFEVGIYQLGGVGLFLSSNDIQLGRGEPMSDTSRVVSSMVDMVMIRTFAQSKIEEFAKYSKVPVINGLTDEYHPVQLMADYMTIQEAGLEKDLVVSYVGDGNNLAHSWLMLASKLGFELRIATPKGYEVNQNILDEALNFAKESGAKIIIGNDPKEACKDATVITTDTWVSMGQEDEKEKRLKDFDGYIVDKEMMKLGKPNAVFLHCLPAYRGYEVSEDVIEGEESLVFEEAENRLHAQKGVMVWLSRQINK; encoded by the coding sequence ATGAGACATTTTTTAACACTTAGAGATTATACTAAAGAAGAAATATTAGAGATTTTAGAGCTAGCTGCAAAAATCAAAAGAGAAACTAAAAATAAAGTTTTTAAAGATTATATGCCAAGAAATACTCTTGGAATGATTTTTGAAAAAAGTAGCACTAGAACTAGAGTAAGTTTTGAAGTTGGTATTTATCAATTAGGTGGAGTTGGTCTATTTTTATCTTCAAATGATATTCAATTAGGTCGTGGTGAACCTATGAGTGATACATCAAGAGTTGTATCAAGTATGGTTGATATGGTAATGATTAGAACATTTGCACAATCAAAGATTGAAGAGTTTGCAAAATATTCTAAAGTACCAGTAATCAATGGGCTTACAGATGAATATCACCCTGTACAATTAATGGCTGATTATATGACTATTCAAGAAGCTGGATTAGAAAAAGATTTAGTTGTATCTTATGTAGGTGATGGAAATAATCTAGCTCATTCTTGGCTAATGTTAGCTTCAAAATTAGGTTTTGAATTAAGAATTGCTACACCAAAAGGTTATGAAGTAAATCAAAATATTTTAGATGAGGCATTAAACTTTGCAAAGGAATCTGGAGCAAAAATCATCATTGGTAATGATCCAAAAGAAGCTTGTAAAGATGCTACTGTTATTACAACTGATACTTGGGTTTCAATGGGTCAAGAAGATGAAAAAGAGAAAAGATTAAAAGACTTTGATGGATATATTGTAGATAAAGAGATGATGAAGTTAGGAAAACCAAATGCGGTATTTTTACATTGTCTTCCTGCTTATAGAGGTTATGAGGTATCAGAAGATGTTATTGAAGGTGAAGAAAGCTTAGTTTTTGAAGAAGCTGAAAATAGATTACATGCACAAAAAGGTGTTATGGTTTGGTTAAGTAGACAAATAAATAAATAG
- the hemN gene encoding oxygen-independent coproporphyrinogen III oxidase — protein MIDFKKFEKYSKPGPRYTSYPTAPEFSEEFSKEDLIEYYSKQSDDRDLSLYIHLPFCRSACYFCGCNVIFTSKEDKKVRYLEYLKKELNILKKHLNTNRKVTQMHFGGGTPTYFSPEQLNEVIKMLKETFPNFSDDAEISCEVDPRYFTKEHMAVLKEGGFNRLSFGVQDLNEEVQKTIHRIQPYETTQNVMNIAREAGINSINIDLIYGLPHQNRKTFNETVKEIIKLNPDRLAVFNYAHVPWLMKTMRKFDETTFAPPSEKLEILKDTIDFFTTNGYKMVGMDHFAKPEDELFKAIEKGELHRNFQGYTTKGGADLIGIGVTSIGNGVDYYAQNYKDLKQYEAAIDNDELPIFKGYRLSEDDILRQFVIMELMSNFSLNIKRVEEKFNIDFNEYFKNDLPLLDEFIEAELVSINDEKITVSPTGTMLIRNICMPFDAYLKKVPENKRRFSKTI, from the coding sequence ATGATTGATTTTAAAAAATTTGAAAAATATTCAAAACCAGGTCCAAGATATACATCTTATCCAACTGCACCAGAGTTTAGTGAAGAGTTTTCAAAAGAAGATTTAATAGAATATTACAGTAAACAAAGCGATGATAGAGATTTATCTTTATATATACATCTACCATTTTGTAGAAGTGCCTGTTATTTTTGTGGGTGTAATGTAATATTTACCTCAAAAGAGGATAAAAAAGTTAGATATTTAGAATACTTAAAAAAAGAACTAAATATTTTAAAGAAACATTTAAATACAAATAGAAAAGTTACTCAAATGCATTTTGGTGGAGGTACACCAACATATTTTTCACCAGAGCAGTTGAATGAAGTAATTAAAATGCTTAAAGAGACTTTTCCAAATTTTAGTGATGATGCTGAAATTTCATGTGAAGTAGATCCAAGATATTTTACAAAAGAGCATATGGCTGTATTAAAAGAAGGTGGATTTAATAGACTTTCATTTGGTGTTCAAGATTTAAATGAAGAAGTACAAAAAACAATTCATAGAATACAACCATATGAAACAACTCAAAATGTTATGAATATTGCAAGAGAAGCGGGAATAAACTCTATAAATATTGACTTAATTTATGGTCTTCCTCATCAAAATAGAAAGACATTTAATGAAACAGTTAAAGAGATTATAAAACTTAATCCAGATAGATTAGCAGTATTTAATTATGCCCATGTTCCTTGGCTTATGAAAACTATGAGAAAATTTGATGAAACAACTTTTGCTCCACCATCTGAAAAACTTGAAATATTAAAAGATACAATTGATTTTTTCACAACAAATGGATATAAAATGGTTGGAATGGATCATTTTGCAAAACCTGAAGATGAACTATTTAAAGCAATTGAAAAAGGTGAACTTCATAGAAACTTCCAAGGTTATACAACTAAAGGTGGAGCTGATTTAATAGGAATTGGTGTTACATCCATAGGCAATGGTGTTGATTACTATGCACAAAACTATAAAGATTTAAAACAATATGAAGCTGCAATTGATAATGATGAACTTCCTATTTTTAAAGGTTATAGATTAAGTGAAGATGATATTTTAAGACAATTTGTTATCATGGAGTTAATGAGTAATTTCTCTTTAAATATAAAAAGAGTTGAAGAAAAATTTAATATAGATTTTAATGAATATTTCAAAAATGACTTACCATTACTTGATGAGTTTATAGAAGCTGAATTAGTATCAATCAATGATGAAAAAATAACAGTTTCTCCTACAGGAACAATGCTAATTAGAAATATTTGTATGCCTTTTGATGCATATTTAAAAAAAGTTCCTGAAAATAAAAGAAGGTTTAGTAAAACGATATAA
- a CDS encoding DUF2116 family Zn-ribbon domain-containing protein — protein sequence MSHCPYCGKKIAMSKAFCSRGCKENYFQLIAIQVPKPFLKRIFVFSTQEEREAEIENFANRHGWRIDLLQKKIDELAVEYGYIESN from the coding sequence ATGTCACATTGCCCATACTGTGGAAAGAAAATAGCCATGAGTAAAGCTTTCTGTTCTAGAGGTTGTAAAGAAAACTATTTTCAATTGATTGCAATTCAAGTTCCAAAACCATTTCTAAAAAGAATTTTTGTATTCAGTACACAAGAAGAGCGAGAAGCAGAAATTGAGAATTTCGCAAATAGACATGGTTGGAGAATTGATTTACTGCAAAAGAAAATTGATGAACTAGCAGTAGAATATGGCTACATCGAATCAAACTAA
- the purE gene encoding 5-(carboxyamino)imidazole ribonucleotide mutase: MSKPLVGIIMGSDSDLPVMSEAVKMCEEFGIEFEVSIVSAHRTPDRLVEYSKSAVERGLKVIIAGAGGAAHLPGMVAALTPLPVIGVPVRGSNLEGMDSLLSIVQMPGGVPVATVAINGAKNAGILASQIIGSNNSEIREKISIYKEQMNNEVMSKVEKLDSLKYKEYLAQMPKKK, translated from the coding sequence ATGTCTAAACCATTAGTTGGAATTATTATGGGAAGTGACTCAGACTTACCGGTTATGAGTGAAGCAGTAAAAATGTGTGAAGAGTTTGGTATTGAATTTGAAGTAAGTATTGTATCAGCTCATAGAACTCCTGATAGATTAGTTGAATATTCTAAAAGTGCAGTAGAAAGAGGCTTAAAAGTTATCATTGCTGGAGCAGGAGGGGCAGCTCATTTACCAGGTATGGTTGCAGCTTTAACTCCACTTCCTGTAATAGGAGTTCCTGTTAGAGGTTCAAATTTAGAGGGTATGGATTCATTATTATCAATTGTACAAATGCCTGGTGGTGTTCCTGTTGCAACTGTTGCAATCAATGGAGCAAAAAATGCTGGAATTTTGGCATCTCAAATTATAGGTTCAAACAATAGTGAAATAAGAGAAAAAATCTCTATTTATAAAGAGCAAATGAATAATGAAGTTATGAGTAAAGTTGAAAAACTTGATTCTTTAAAATATAAAGAGTATTTAGCACAAATGCCTAAAAAAAAGTAA
- a CDS encoding (Fe-S)-binding protein — protein MNAMEKFDYTQISDDCVKCGKCKPVCTIFNINQDETTSPRGFIDLLGAYKRDELELDKNAKDIFESCFLCTNCVDVCPNDLPTDMIIEQVRYDIGKKYGIAWYKRAFFWLLRHRKTMDLLASLGWVFQSCAIKKDTEKKTSFLRFPVPLIKKERALTYADRRSFLNKYPENIKVNTGTKTEEKKQRVAIFIGCMSNYAYTKTGDGLVKILKKVGVDIFIPKKQLCCGAPAYFTGDFDTVDYLVKHNIEYFEQWLDEVDAIVIPEATCSAMINQDWEHFLHDQPEWKERAAKISKKVFMATKWLEDNTNLKQLLANSSKKFDTTVTYHDACHARKVQGVWQEPRALLSQNYVMKEMSDPNRCCGFGGVTMQSEKYELARAAGLPKAAMIKETKAEIVSAECSACRIQVSNSLHVSNVDVTFKNPIELIADALED, from the coding sequence ATGAATGCAATGGAAAAATTTGATTATACACAAATTAGTGATGATTGTGTAAAATGTGGAAAATGTAAACCCGTATGTACAATTTTTAATATTAATCAAGATGAAACAACTAGCCCAAGGGGTTTTATTGATTTATTAGGTGCATACAAAAGGGATGAATTAGAACTTGATAAAAATGCAAAAGATATTTTTGAATCATGTTTTTTATGTACAAACTGCGTTGATGTATGTCCAAATGACTTACCAACAGATATGATTATTGAACAAGTAAGATATGATATTGGAAAAAAATATGGAATTGCTTGGTACAAAAGAGCATTTTTCTGGTTATTAAGACATAGAAAAACTATGGACTTATTAGCAAGTTTAGGTTGGGTTTTCCAATCTTGTGCTATAAAAAAAGATACAGAAAAGAAAACATCTTTTTTAAGATTTCCAGTACCTTTAATTAAAAAGGAAAGAGCGCTAACTTATGCTGATAGAAGAAGTTTCTTAAATAAATACCCTGAAAACATTAAAGTTAATACAGGAACAAAAACTGAAGAGAAAAAACAAAGAGTTGCTATTTTTATTGGTTGTATGAGTAATTATGCATACACAAAAACTGGTGATGGTTTAGTTAAAATTCTTAAAAAAGTTGGTGTTGATATTTTTATACCTAAAAAACAATTATGTTGTGGAGCACCAGCTTATTTTACAGGTGATTTTGATACTGTTGATTATCTAGTCAAACATAATATTGAATATTTTGAACAATGGCTAGATGAAGTTGATGCGATTGTTATCCCTGAAGCTACATGTAGTGCAATGATTAACCAAGATTGGGAACACTTCTTACATGACCAACCAGAATGGAAAGAAAGAGCTGCAAAAATTTCTAAAAAAGTTTTTATGGCAACAAAATGGCTTGAAGATAATACTAATTTAAAACAATTACTTGCAAATTCTAGCAAAAAATTTGACACAACTGTAACATATCATGATGCATGTCACGCAAGAAAAGTTCAAGGTGTTTGGCAAGAGCCAAGAGCATTATTAAGTCAAAACTATGTTATGAAAGAGATGAGTGATCCAAATAGATGTTGTGGATTTGGTGGGGTTACAATGCAGTCAGAGAAATATGAATTAGCAAGGGCTGCTGGACTTCCAAAAGCTGCTATGATTAAAGAAACAAAAGCAGAAATTGTAAGTGCTGAGTGTAGTGCCTGTAGAATTCAAGTATCTAACTCACTTCATGTATCTAATGTAGATGTTACATTTAAAAATCCAATTGAATTAATTGCAGACGCATTAGAAGATTAA
- the lgt gene encoding prolipoprotein diacylglyceryl transferase translates to MEYWQNIYSNFDPIAFKLGAIAVHWYGIMYALALLSAIFVAKWLIKKDKLPISDELFDSYIWWAEIGVILGARLGYIIFYDPQKIYYLTHPWQIFNPFINGEFTGISGMSYHGAFIGFLIASLLFCKKNKVSFWFLADISVLGISAGYAFGRLGNFFNQELVGRVTDVPWGIYVNNTLRHPSQIYEAILEGVLIFIILYTIRNKKLFDGQLAIMYGILYSLARITAEFFRQPDIQLGFLYGDWLTMGMLQSGIFAILSVIVLVLIKKNKKTI, encoded by the coding sequence ATGGAATACTGGCAGAATATTTATTCTAACTTTGACCCTATAGCTTTTAAGCTAGGGGCTATTGCAGTACACTGGTATGGAATCATGTATGCACTTGCCCTACTTTCTGCCATATTTGTAGCTAAATGGCTAATAAAAAAAGATAAACTTCCAATCTCAGATGAACTTTTTGATTCATACATTTGGTGGGCTGAGATTGGTGTTATTTTAGGTGCTAGACTTGGTTATATAATATTTTATGACCCTCAAAAAATCTATTATTTAACTCACCCTTGGCAGATATTTAATCCTTTTATAAATGGTGAATTCACAGGTATATCAGGGATGAGTTACCATGGTGCTTTTATTGGTTTTTTAATTGCATCATTACTATTTTGTAAAAAGAATAAGGTTTCTTTTTGGTTTTTAGCAGATATTTCAGTACTTGGAATTAGTGCTGGATATGCTTTTGGTAGATTAGGTAACTTTTTTAATCAAGAACTTGTTGGCCGAGTTACAGATGTACCTTGGGGTATTTATGTAAACAACACATTAAGACATCCTTCTCAAATATATGAAGCAATTCTAGAAGGTGTTTTAATTTTTATTATTCTTTACACAATAAGAAATAAAAAACTTTTTGATGGACAACTTGCAATTATGTATGGTATTTTATATTCATTAGCAAGAATTACAGCAGAATTTTTCAGACAACCTGATATTCAATTGGGTTTTTTATATGGAGACTGGTTAACAATGGGGATGTTACAATCAGGAATTTTTGCAATTTTAAGTGTAATAGTTTTAGTTTTAATTAAAAAAAATAAAAAAACTATTTAA